A section of the Amycolatopsis sp. AA4 genome encodes:
- a CDS encoding DUF3093 domain-containing protein: MADRVNTAATGVVAHSERLYLPWWGWPLPMAGAILLGVEVHLGYPSIPMWIPLAIAVPVMAALLLSMGRAKVTITAGDDPELWLGDAHLPLRYVGDITVVEKDAKRHALGRDADPAAFVLHRGWVGPAVRITLTDPADPTPYWLFSTRKPKRVAELLSNHANHA; encoded by the coding sequence GTGGCTGACCGCGTGAACACCGCCGCGACGGGCGTCGTCGCACACTCCGAACGGCTCTACCTGCCGTGGTGGGGCTGGCCCCTGCCGATGGCCGGAGCGATCCTGCTCGGCGTCGAAGTCCACCTGGGCTACCCGTCGATCCCGATGTGGATCCCGCTCGCGATCGCCGTCCCGGTCATGGCCGCCCTCCTGCTCTCGATGGGCAGGGCGAAAGTCACGATCACCGCGGGCGACGACCCAGAACTCTGGCTGGGCGACGCCCACCTGCCGCTGCGCTACGTAGGCGACATCACCGTCGTGGAAAAAGACGCGAAACGCCACGCCCTGGGCCGCGACGCAGACCCCGCAGCGTTCGTCCTGCACCGCGGCTGGGTGGGCCCAGCAGTCCGCATCACCCTGACCGACCCAGCGGACCCCACCCCGTACTGGCTCTTCAGCACCCGCAAACCAAAGCGAGTAGCAGAACTGCTCAGCAACCACGCGAACCACGCGTAA
- a CDS encoding inositol monophosphatase family protein, translating into MAGVGVDEAMANDLKNTAEQVAVEAAHLVRTAWVRMQSGGQVAVDTKSAETDVVTAVDRESEELVRARLERIRPGEPVLGEEGGGAAGGGVTWVVDPIDGTVNFLYGLPTFAVSVAAQIDGVSVAGAVVEPVSGRRWTAVRGGGAWLDGAPLSVSSAARLDLALVGMGFSYAQDRRVRQGKLTADLVGRVRDIRRRGAASLDLCAVAAGWLDGYFEHGLHRWDWAAGALVAQEAGATVLLPGEAADLGEDATFAASPGIAAELRATLAASGAAEV; encoded by the coding sequence ATGGCGGGCGTGGGAGTTGACGAGGCGATGGCGAACGACCTGAAGAACACCGCCGAGCAGGTCGCGGTCGAGGCCGCGCACCTGGTCCGGACGGCGTGGGTGCGGATGCAGTCCGGCGGCCAGGTCGCGGTGGACACGAAGTCGGCGGAGACCGACGTGGTGACCGCGGTGGACCGGGAGTCGGAGGAACTGGTCCGCGCCCGGCTGGAGCGGATCCGGCCCGGGGAACCGGTGCTCGGCGAGGAAGGCGGGGGAGCGGCAGGCGGCGGGGTCACGTGGGTGGTCGACCCGATCGACGGGACGGTCAACTTCCTTTACGGCTTGCCGACCTTCGCGGTGTCGGTCGCGGCTCAGATCGACGGGGTGTCGGTCGCGGGGGCGGTCGTGGAACCGGTGAGCGGACGGCGCTGGACGGCCGTCCGCGGGGGCGGTGCGTGGCTCGACGGCGCTCCGCTGTCGGTGTCGTCGGCGGCCCGGTTGGACCTGGCGCTCGTCGGGATGGGGTTCTCCTACGCGCAGGACCGCCGCGTCCGGCAGGGCAAGCTGACCGCGGATCTGGTCGGGCGCGTGCGCGACATCCGCCGCCGGGGCGCGGCTTCGCTGGACCTGTGCGCGGTCGCGGCCGGGTGGCTGGACGGCTACTTCGAGCACGGTCTGCACCGCTGGGACTGGGCGGCTGGCGCGCTGGTGGCGCAGGAGGCGGGCGCGACGGTGCTGCTGCCGGGCGAAGCGGCGGACCTGGGGGAGGACGCGACGTTCGCGGCGTCGCCGGGGATCGCGGCGGAACTGCGCGCGACGTTGGCCGCGAGCGGCGCCGCGGAGGTGTGA
- the cei gene encoding envelope integrity protein Cei translates to MASGNGAGNRGARPYRKHRPLPALIVIGVLALGAVFVWVNAVVGRGDVDAAVRCSPEPKAPPGITYTTVPHNGLDDRSPMPPDKIALRVLNASSTRGQGSIATNTLRDLGFTAIGDPANDPAYPKGDARCRGQIRYGDNGAGAARTVSLVIPCAELVHDTRKDASVDLATGKLFTDIQPRPEAVKILKQLTAWSQAHQGGGSSEQSAGPNAPVIDQTLLASARAVTC, encoded by the coding sequence GTGGCGTCGGGGAACGGGGCGGGGAACCGGGGTGCGCGGCCTTATCGCAAGCACCGTCCGCTGCCCGCGTTGATCGTGATCGGCGTGCTCGCGCTCGGCGCGGTGTTCGTCTGGGTCAACGCCGTGGTCGGCCGCGGCGACGTCGACGCGGCGGTCCGCTGCAGCCCCGAGCCCAAAGCGCCGCCCGGAATCACGTACACGACGGTCCCGCACAACGGCCTGGACGACCGCTCGCCGATGCCCCCGGACAAGATCGCGCTGAGGGTCCTCAACGCGAGCAGCACGCGCGGGCAGGGCAGCATCGCCACCAACACGCTGCGGGACCTCGGCTTCACCGCGATCGGCGACCCGGCCAACGACCCGGCGTACCCGAAGGGCGACGCGCGCTGCCGCGGCCAGATCCGATACGGCGACAACGGCGCCGGCGCGGCCCGCACGGTCAGCCTGGTGATCCCCTGCGCGGAGCTGGTCCACGACACCCGCAAGGACGCCAGCGTCGACCTGGCCACCGGCAAGCTCTTCACCGACATCCAGCCGCGGCCCGAGGCGGTCAAGATCCTCAAGCAGCTCACCGCCTGGTCGCAGGCGCACCAGGGCGGCGGCAGCAGCGAGCAGTCCGCCGGCCCGAACGCGCCGGTGATCGACCAGACGCTCCTGGCCTCGGCCCGCGCCGTCACCTGCTGA
- a CDS encoding DUF4193 domain-containing protein, with translation MATDYDAPRRSEADELAEDSLEELKARRNENQSGVVDVDEDATAENFELPGADLSGLSGEDMTVKVVPKQADEFTCSVCFLVHHRSRLAEDNGGRLICRDCA, from the coding sequence ATGGCTACCGACTACGACGCTCCGCGCCGCAGCGAAGCCGACGAGCTGGCCGAAGACTCGTTGGAGGAGCTGAAGGCCCGGCGGAACGAGAACCAGTCCGGCGTCGTCGACGTCGACGAGGACGCGACCGCGGAGAACTTCGAACTGCCCGGCGCGGACCTTTCCGGGCTCTCCGGGGAAGACATGACCGTGAAGGTCGTGCCGAAGCAGGCGGACGAGTTCACCTGCTCGGTGTGCTTCCTGGTGCACCACCGGAGCAGGCTCGCCGAGGACAACGGCGGACGGCTGATCTGCCGCGATTGCGCCTGA
- a CDS encoding DUF3710 domain-containing protein: MGIFGRKRRSGDDETGGVASERESVEADDALEPEDQLSETPDGPFDVTEAEEDGIPRIDLGSVRVPVPDGSQVQVEMDPEEGGVRAVHVVTEVGQITVSAYAAPKSGGLWREVSNELADQLRADGAKVNVGRGEWGMELSAIVGDVALRFVGVDGPRWMLRGVIAGPQSTASQAPEVLRAIVRRTVVDRGNSPMPVRTPLPITLPEAVAQHIAEQQQG; encoded by the coding sequence GTGGGGATTTTCGGACGCAAGCGCCGGTCCGGCGACGACGAGACCGGAGGCGTCGCTTCCGAGCGCGAAAGCGTCGAAGCCGACGACGCGCTCGAACCCGAGGACCAGCTGTCGGAAACACCCGACGGCCCGTTCGACGTCACCGAGGCCGAAGAAGACGGCATCCCGCGCATCGACCTGGGCTCGGTACGCGTACCGGTGCCCGACGGTTCGCAGGTGCAGGTCGAAATGGACCCGGAGGAAGGCGGCGTGCGCGCGGTGCACGTCGTGACGGAAGTCGGGCAAATCACCGTCAGCGCCTACGCCGCCCCGAAATCCGGCGGCCTGTGGCGCGAAGTGAGCAACGAACTGGCGGACCAGCTCCGCGCAGACGGCGCGAAGGTCAACGTCGGCCGAGGCGAATGGGGCATGGAACTGTCCGCGATCGTCGGCGACGTAGCCCTGCGCTTCGTCGGAGTAGACGGCCCGCGCTGGATGCTCCGCGGCGTCATCGCGGGCCCGCAATCAACCGCCTCGCAAGCCCCGGAAGTCCTGCGAGCAATCGTCCGCCGCACGGTAGTAGACCGAGGCAACTCCCCCATGCCGGTGCGCACCCCGCTCCCGATCACCCTCCCGGAGGCGGTAGCCCAACACATCGCAGAACAACAACAAGGCTGA
- the dut gene encoding dUTP diphosphatase, with amino-acid sequence MSSVQVLLQRLDPEVPPPAYARPGDAGADLVTTSDIVLGPGERGVVGTGVAIALPTGYAGFVHPRSGLAARVGLSVVNTPGTIDSGYRGEIKVCLVNHDPREKIVLARGDRIAQLVIQRVEHAEFVEVAELEPTERGAGGYGSTGGHATLAPGAGDTGAGTGEGTER; translated from the coding sequence GTGTCCAGCGTTCAGGTCCTCCTCCAGCGGCTCGACCCCGAAGTCCCGCCGCCCGCCTATGCCCGGCCCGGCGACGCCGGGGCCGATCTCGTCACCACCTCGGATATCGTGCTCGGACCCGGCGAGCGCGGGGTCGTCGGCACCGGGGTCGCGATCGCGCTGCCCACCGGGTACGCCGGGTTCGTGCACCCCCGCTCGGGGCTCGCGGCGCGCGTCGGATTGTCGGTGGTCAACACTCCCGGCACGATCGACTCGGGCTACCGCGGCGAGATCAAGGTCTGTCTCGTCAACCACGACCCGCGCGAGAAAATCGTGCTGGCTCGCGGCGACCGGATCGCGCAGCTGGTGATCCAGCGAGTGGAGCACGCGGAGTTCGTCGAGGTCGCCGAACTCGAGCCGACCGAACGCGGCGCGGGAGGTTACGGCTCGACCGGCGGGCACGCCACACTGGCACCCGGCGCCGGAGACACCGGCGCGGGCACCGGGGAAGGAACGGAACGATAG